A single Bosea sp. PAMC 26642 DNA region contains:
- a CDS encoding ActR/PrrA/RegA family redox response regulator transcription factor, which produces MQDVLDEFAPAGTAADMSLLLVDDDKPFLTRLARAMEGRGYSVRTAESVSAGLAAVEEAAPAFAVIDLRLADGNGLDVIARLKERRPDARGIVLTGYGNIATAVSAVKLGAFDFLAKPADADEIHSALAAARDSRPMPPENPMSADRVRWEHIQRVYELCNRNVSETARRLGMHRRTLQRILAKRAPR; this is translated from the coding sequence ATGCAAGACGTGCTGGACGAATTCGCCCCCGCCGGGACTGCTGCGGACATGTCGCTGCTGCTCGTCGATGATGACAAGCCCTTCCTGACCCGGTTGGCGCGGGCGATGGAGGGGCGCGGCTATTCGGTGCGGACCGCCGAAAGCGTCTCGGCGGGTCTCGCGGCAGTCGAGGAGGCGGCGCCGGCCTTCGCGGTAATCGATCTGCGCCTCGCCGACGGGAACGGTCTCGACGTCATCGCCCGCCTCAAGGAGCGCCGGCCCGATGCGCGCGGCATCGTTCTGACCGGCTATGGCAACATCGCCACCGCCGTCAGCGCCGTGAAGCTTGGCGCTTTCGATTTCCTGGCCAAGCCTGCCGATGCCGACGAGATCCATTCGGCGCTCGCCGCGGCGCGCGATTCGCGTCCGATGCCTCCCGAAAACCCGATGTCGGCCGACCGCGTGCGCTGGGAACACATCCAGCGCGTCTACGAACTCTGCAACCGCAACGTCTCGGAAACCGCCCGCCGGCTGGGGATGCATCGCCGGACGCTGCAGCGCATTTTGGCCAAGCGCGCGCCGAGATGA
- a CDS encoding ActS/PrrB/RegB family redox-sensitive histidine kinase, with amino-acid sequence MTEFDFSAPALARSNRHLRLDTLVRLRWLAIAGQSLAVTGVHFGLGFILPFGWCFAVIAVSAWLNIALRIRFPLSHRLNEGAATALLAFDIIQLAALLYLTGGLQNPFSILFLAPVMISATALPPRRTLLLGILAVVLATLLNVTYLPLPWAGPGRPVLPSYYQAGTWIALVLGIAFTGIYAWRVAKEARDLSDALTATELVLAREQHLSQLDGLAAAAAHELGTPLATIALVARELSRLAPAEGEMAEDIVLLREQVERCRGILAKLSSLQDDDAGPLDQLGLRLLIEEAAGPQRPFGMPFEIEMLGEKPEPICRRNPGMIYGLGNIVDNAVDFARSAVTITARWTQSHVTLTIADDGPGFPPDVLMRAGEPYLSRGAGENRAGGGLGLGLFIAKTLLERGGASIEFSNLPQPASGASIRIVWLRAVFEADLRPARPTNPEASALHGVS; translated from the coding sequence ATGACCGAATTCGATTTCTCGGCTCCCGCGCTCGCCCGGTCGAACCGGCATCTTCGCCTCGACACGCTGGTGCGGCTGCGTTGGCTCGCCATCGCCGGCCAGAGCCTGGCGGTGACGGGCGTGCATTTCGGCCTCGGCTTTATCCTGCCCTTCGGCTGGTGTTTTGCCGTCATCGCCGTATCGGCATGGCTCAACATCGCGCTGCGGATCCGCTTTCCGCTTAGTCATCGGCTGAATGAAGGCGCTGCGACGGCGCTGCTGGCCTTCGACATCATCCAGCTCGCCGCCCTGCTTTATCTCACCGGCGGACTGCAGAACCCCTTCTCCATCCTCTTTCTTGCGCCGGTGATGATCTCGGCGACAGCCCTGCCGCCGCGGCGTACGCTGCTGCTCGGCATCCTCGCGGTCGTGCTGGCGACGCTGCTCAACGTCACCTATCTGCCGCTGCCCTGGGCCGGGCCCGGGCGCCCGGTGCTGCCGTCCTACTATCAGGCCGGGACCTGGATCGCGCTCGTTCTGGGTATCGCCTTCACCGGCATCTATGCCTGGCGGGTCGCCAAGGAGGCGCGCGATCTCTCCGATGCGCTGACTGCGACCGAGCTCGTGCTGGCGCGCGAACAGCATCTTTCGCAGCTCGATGGGCTCGCCGCCGCCGCGGCTCATGAGCTCGGGACGCCGCTCGCCACCATCGCGCTCGTCGCGCGGGAACTCTCACGCCTCGCCCCGGCCGAGGGTGAGATGGCCGAGGACATCGTGCTGCTGCGCGAACAGGTCGAGCGTTGCCGCGGTATCCTCGCCAAGCTTTCGAGCCTTCAGGACGACGATGCCGGTCCCCTCGACCAGCTGGGCCTGAGGCTGCTGATCGAAGAGGCGGCCGGGCCGCAGCGGCCGTTCGGTATGCCCTTCGAGATCGAGATGCTCGGCGAAAAGCCCGAGCCCATTTGCCGGCGCAATCCGGGCATGATCTACGGCCTCGGCAATATCGTCGACAACGCCGTCGATTTCGCCCGTTCGGCGGTAACGATCACGGCGCGCTGGACCCAGAGCCATGTCACCCTGACCATTGCCGATGACGGACCGGGCTTTCCGCCCGATGTGCTGATGCGGGCCGGCGAGCCCTATCTCTCGCGCGGCGCGGGCGAGAACCGGGCCGGCGGCGGGCTTGGACTCGGGCTTTTCATCGCCAAGACGCTGCTGGAGCGCGGTGGCGCCTCGATCGAATTCTCCAACCTGCCGCAGCCTGCGAGCGGTGCTTCGATCCGCATTGTCTGGCTGCGCGCGGTTTTCGAAGCCGATCTCAGGCCGGCAAGGCCTACCAACCCGGAAGCTTCGGCACTACATGGGGTTAGCTGA
- a CDS encoding polyhydroxyalkanoate depolymerase, producing MSYAYHAYEAIHMMVGPARGFSDAMNLAFKNPANPLTYTPFGRTMAAASELFERTTRRYGKPAFDLPETTINGVKVPVEERIVWERPFCKLVYFDRKIEGRRKPQPKVLLVAPMSGHYATLLRGTVEAFLPGHEVYITDWVDARLVPLSAGRFDLDDYIDYVIAMLQKLGPDTHVMAVCQPSVPVLAAAARMEAENDPCAPRSMTLMGGPIDTRRSPTGVNKLAMDRGIDWFRDNCITKVPFPHQGFFREVYPGFLQLSGFMAMNLDRHVTAHYDMFKHLVRGDGDSAEKHRDFYDEYMAVMDLTAEFYLQTVETVFVEHNLPKGTMMHRDKPVDCSAIRGVALMTVEGENDDISGVGQTQAAHDLCPNIPDDKRVHYLQKGVGHYGVFNGSRFRSEIAPRISDFMVSLDMEAAKSRRDASAVEARKALKIAS from the coding sequence ATGTCGTATGCCTACCATGCCTATGAAGCCATTCACATGATGGTCGGGCCGGCGCGGGGTTTCTCCGACGCCATGAACCTGGCCTTCAAGAATCCCGCCAATCCGCTGACCTATACGCCCTTCGGGCGCACGATGGCGGCCGCGTCCGAGCTGTTCGAGCGCACGACGCGGCGCTACGGCAAGCCCGCCTTCGATCTGCCGGAGACGACGATCAACGGCGTCAAGGTTCCGGTCGAGGAGCGCATCGTCTGGGAGCGCCCGTTCTGCAAGCTGGTCTATTTCGACCGCAAGATCGAGGGACGGCGCAAGCCGCAGCCCAAGGTTCTGCTGGTAGCGCCGATGTCGGGCCATTACGCCACGCTGCTGCGCGGTACGGTCGAGGCCTTCCTGCCCGGCCATGAGGTCTACATCACCGACTGGGTCGATGCGCGGCTTGTACCGTTGAGCGCCGGCCGTTTCGATCTCGACGACTATATCGACTACGTCATCGCCATGCTGCAGAAACTCGGGCCCGACACCCATGTCATGGCCGTCTGCCAGCCTTCCGTTCCGGTACTCGCCGCCGCAGCCCGCATGGAGGCCGAGAACGATCCTTGTGCGCCGCGTTCGATGACGCTGATGGGCGGGCCGATCGATACCAGGCGCTCGCCGACCGGCGTCAACAAGCTCGCCATGGATCGCGGCATCGACTGGTTCCGCGACAATTGCATCACCAAGGTACCCTTCCCGCATCAGGGCTTCTTCCGTGAAGTCTATCCGGGCTTCCTGCAGCTCTCGGGCTTCATGGCGATGAATCTCGACCGGCATGTCACGGCCCATTACGACATGTTCAAGCACCTGGTCAGGGGTGACGGCGACTCGGCCGAGAAGCACCGCGACTTCTACGACGAGTACATGGCGGTCATGGACCTGACCGCCGAATTCTATCTGCAGACGGTCGAGACCGTGTTCGTCGAGCACAATCTGCCCAAGGGCACGATGATGCATCGCGACAAGCCGGTTGACTGCTCGGCGATCCGGGGCGTCGCCCTGATGACGGTCGAGGGCGAGAACGACGACATCTCCGGCGTCGGCCAGACGCAGGCCGCCCATGACCTGTGTCCGAACATCCCGGACGACAAGCGCGTGCATTATCTCCAGAAGGGCGTCGGCCATTACGGTGTCTTCAACGGCTCGCGCTTTCGATCCGAGATCGCGCCGCGCATCTCCGACTTCATGGTCAGCCTCGATATGGAGGCCGCCAAAAGCCGCCGCGACGCCAGCGCCGTCGAAGCGCGCAAGGCGCTGAAGATCGCGAGCTGA
- a CDS encoding M48 family metallopeptidase, translating to MRLSLFKRKPDPDRIEVPHAGTLFPVAVKRRASARRMTLRVSQATGEITLTLPERADFGAGKLFAEKHGGWIAARMAKRPDSVPFEAGAIVPFRGVDHRIVHWSKVRGLTQATTDKDGTPIIAVAGEAVHVPRRVKDFLRRAALEDLERAVRVHTGTLGIPARKITIRDTTSRWGSCSSKGHLNFSWRLILAPPLVLDYLAAHEVAHLKEMNHSHRFWALTHKLCPRTEEAEAWLKRHGAGLHGFG from the coding sequence ATGCGGCTCTCACTGTTCAAGCGCAAGCCCGATCCCGACCGGATCGAGGTTCCCCATGCCGGTACGCTCTTTCCCGTCGCGGTGAAGCGGCGTGCGAGCGCGCGCCGGATGACGCTGCGAGTCTCACAGGCGACGGGCGAGATCACGCTGACGCTGCCCGAGCGGGCCGATTTCGGCGCCGGCAAGCTGTTCGCCGAGAAGCATGGCGGTTGGATTGCGGCGCGGATGGCCAAGCGGCCTGATTCCGTACCCTTCGAGGCCGGTGCGATCGTGCCCTTCAGGGGGGTCGATCACCGCATCGTGCACTGGTCGAAGGTGCGCGGCCTGACCCAGGCGACGACCGACAAAGACGGCACGCCGATCATAGCGGTGGCCGGCGAGGCCGTTCACGTCCCGCGCCGGGTCAAGGATTTCCTGCGCCGCGCCGCGCTGGAGGATCTGGAGCGGGCGGTGCGGGTCCATACCGGCACGCTCGGCATCCCGGCGCGCAAGATCACCATCCGCGACACCACAAGCCGCTGGGGCTCGTGCTCGTCGAAAGGCCATCTGAATTTCTCCTGGCGCCTCATCCTGGCGCCACCTTTGGTGCTGGATTACCTCGCCGCCCATGAGGTCGCCCATCTCAAGGAGATGAACCACTCGCACCGCTTCTGGGCGCTGACCCACAAGCTCTGCCCGCGCACCGAGGAGGCGGAAGCCTGGCTGAAGCGGCATGGCGCGGGCCTGCACGGTTTCGGGTGA
- a CDS encoding multidrug effflux MFS transporter, protein MKLRPDTLAMTAVLAMLTALGPLSTDFYLPSLPEIVRVMNTDVSGAQATLSFFLFGFAAGQIVWGPISDRVGRRPVLLIGLCLFLVATLACALAPSIGALTAARALQAFGASGPIVLGRAMVRDLYEGPRAGRELARMGMIMGLVPAVAPVIGGVLQNAYGWRSTFIATLLFSLILIAVIATIMPETLRTRSPQPLSFLSIFRGFGVLLQNRAFRVYVALTGIAYAGLFAFISGSSFVLVGLYGLSPVSYGLSFAFGVLGFILGTIIAQRLVGRRGMDGVIGLGVACLAGGGLSMLACIATGFGGALGVTLPWALYACGIGLTMPQAQASAMMPFPDRAGAASSFNGLCQMLLSACVGLLVGALLGTSALPMPLVMSALGISAFAIFHASAGIRAVKT, encoded by the coding sequence ATGAAACTCCGTCCCGATACGCTGGCGATGACCGCCGTCCTCGCCATGCTGACGGCGCTCGGGCCGCTCTCGACCGATTTCTACCTGCCATCTCTGCCCGAGATCGTCCGGGTCATGAACACGGATGTCTCAGGAGCGCAGGCGACGCTGTCCTTCTTCCTGTTCGGCTTCGCCGCGGGCCAGATCGTCTGGGGGCCGATCTCGGACCGGGTCGGCCGTCGGCCGGTGCTGCTGATCGGGCTTTGCCTCTTCCTCGTGGCGACACTTGCCTGCGCGCTCGCGCCCTCGATCGGCGCGCTGACGGCGGCGCGCGCGCTGCAGGCCTTTGGTGCGTCGGGCCCCATCGTGCTCGGTCGGGCCATGGTGCGCGACCTCTATGAGGGCCCTCGCGCCGGGCGCGAGCTGGCGCGGATGGGCATGATCATGGGACTGGTTCCCGCAGTGGCGCCGGTGATCGGCGGGGTCCTGCAGAACGCCTATGGCTGGCGTTCGACTTTCATAGCGACGCTTCTCTTCTCGCTGATCCTGATAGCGGTCATCGCCACGATCATGCCCGAGACTTTACGCACCCGCTCGCCGCAGCCGCTCTCCTTCCTCTCGATCTTCCGCGGCTTCGGCGTCCTGCTGCAGAATCGCGCCTTTCGCGTCTATGTCGCTTTGACGGGCATAGCCTACGCCGGATTGTTTGCGTTCATCTCGGGCTCGTCCTTCGTGCTGGTCGGCCTCTACGGACTGTCGCCCGTGAGCTATGGCCTCTCCTTCGCCTTCGGCGTGCTCGGCTTCATCCTGGGGACGATCATTGCCCAGCGCCTCGTCGGACGTCGCGGCATGGACGGCGTAATCGGCCTCGGCGTCGCCTGCCTTGCCGGCGGCGGCCTGTCGATGCTGGCTTGCATCGCCACCGGCTTCGGCGGTGCGCTCGGCGTCACCTTGCCCTGGGCGCTTTATGCCTGCGGCATCGGCCTGACGATGCCGCAGGCGCAGGCCTCGGCGATGATGCCATTTCCCGACCGGGCGGGCGCCGCGTCCTCGTTCAATGGCCTGTGCCAGATGCTACTCTCGGCCTGCGTCGGGCTGCTGGTCGGTGCCTTGCTCGGCACATCGGCGCTGCCGATGCCGCTGGTGATGTCGGCGCTGGGCATCTCCGCCTTCGCGATCTTCCATGCCAGCGCGGGAATCCGGGCCGTGAAGACCTGA
- a CDS encoding transglycosylase domain-containing protein, whose translation MNDRTRRGERREPSFGSGRGDSRDDFDMRLSDDDRPARGQRQPARSESRGEPRREKRRGGGGGRRGRKGRSVLGHLVYWTFVLGLWCAIGLGGLIAYHAAQLPPINQLTVPKRPPNIAILAADGSLLANRGETGGRTITIGEVPPYLPKAFVAIEDRRFYDHFGIDPIGLARAAATNLRGRGGIQGGSTLTQQLAKNLFLTQERTAARKIQEAILALWLERTYSKNQILELYLNRVYFGSGAYGVEAAAQRYFNKSARSVTIAEAAMLAGLVQAPSRLAPNRNPEAAEKRAQLVIAAMADQGLISQAAAKTALVAPAEAAERIGAGSVNYAADYVMDVLDDFIGAIEGDVTVLTTIDTKLQSSAETYLVEALNAQGAKLGASQGAVVSMAPDGALRALIGGRDYTRSQFNRAAAAKRQPGSAFKPFVYLTALEQGLTPDTIRDDSPVSIKGWQPENNTRTYRGPVTLQTAFAHSLNTIAVKLNQEVTPREVVRTAQRLGISSALQANPSLALGTSEVTPVELTTAYATFANGGQGVLPYVIREVKSLNGKVIYARKGNGFGAVVQPQTLAMINTMFHETMLSGTGSKVNLTGWEVGGKSGTTQDFRDAWFVGFTARLVTAVWIGNDDNSAMKRVFGSGLPAEIWGRYMKAAHAGMQPAPLPGGLWRSGPKSIFDSGAPVAGVRPPANTQTAESDRAWIPPAPQEKNLLQRLFGG comes from the coding sequence ATGAACGACCGGACCAGACGCGGCGAGCGGCGCGAGCCGTCCTTCGGAAGCGGCCGCGGCGATAGCCGCGACGATTTCGACATGCGCCTGTCCGACGACGACCGGCCTGCCCGTGGCCAGCGACAGCCGGCGCGTTCCGAGAGCCGTGGCGAACCCCGTCGCGAGAAGCGGCGCGGCGGTGGCGGGGGGCGACGCGGGCGCAAGGGCCGCTCCGTCCTCGGCCACCTGGTCTACTGGACCTTCGTGCTCGGCCTGTGGTGCGCCATCGGGCTCGGCGGGCTGATCGCCTATCACGCAGCGCAATTGCCGCCGATCAACCAGCTGACGGTGCCCAAACGCCCGCCCAACATCGCGATTCTGGCGGCCGACGGCTCGCTTCTGGCCAATCGCGGCGAGACCGGCGGGCGCACGATCACGATCGGCGAGGTGCCGCCCTATCTGCCGAAGGCGTTCGTCGCGATCGAGGACCGGCGCTTCTACGACCATTTCGGCATCGATCCGATCGGTCTCGCCCGAGCGGCCGCGACAAATCTGCGCGGACGCGGCGGCATTCAGGGTGGCTCGACGCTGACCCAGCAGCTCGCCAAGAACCTGTTCCTGACGCAGGAGCGGACGGCGGCGCGCAAGATCCAGGAGGCGATCCTGGCGCTCTGGCTGGAGCGGACCTATTCCAAGAACCAGATCCTCGAACTCTACCTCAACCGGGTCTATTTCGGCTCAGGCGCCTATGGCGTCGAGGCCGCCGCGCAGCGCTATTTCAACAAGTCCGCCCGTTCGGTGACGATCGCGGAAGCCGCGATGCTGGCGGGGCTCGTGCAGGCGCCCTCGCGGCTCGCGCCCAACCGCAATCCCGAGGCCGCCGAGAAGCGCGCCCAGCTCGTCATCGCGGCGATGGCCGATCAGGGCCTGATCTCGCAGGCAGCCGCCAAAACGGCGTTGGTCGCCCCCGCCGAAGCGGCCGAGCGCATCGGCGCCGGTTCCGTCAACTATGCAGCCGACTATGTCATGGACGTGCTCGACGATTTCATCGGCGCGATCGAAGGCGACGTCACGGTGCTGACGACGATCGACACCAAACTGCAGTCATCCGCCGAAACCTATCTTGTGGAAGCTCTGAACGCCCAGGGCGCCAAGCTCGGCGCGAGCCAGGGCGCGGTCGTCTCGATGGCGCCAGACGGCGCACTGAGAGCACTGATCGGCGGGCGCGATTACACCCGGAGCCAGTTCAATCGCGCGGCCGCCGCCAAGCGCCAACCGGGCTCCGCCTTCAAGCCTTTCGTCTATCTGACCGCGCTCGAGCAGGGCCTGACACCCGATACGATCCGCGACGATTCGCCGGTCTCGATCAAGGGTTGGCAGCCGGAGAACAACACCCGGACCTATCGCGGCCCTGTGACGCTGCAGACCGCCTTCGCCCATTCGCTGAACACGATCGCGGTCAAGCTGAACCAGGAAGTGACGCCGCGCGAGGTCGTACGCACCGCCCAGCGGCTCGGCATCTCATCTGCGCTGCAGGCCAACCCGTCGCTGGCGCTGGGTACATCCGAGGTGACGCCGGTCGAGCTGACGACCGCCTATGCCACCTTCGCCAATGGCGGTCAGGGTGTCCTGCCCTATGTCATCCGCGAGGTGAAATCGCTCAACGGGAAGGTGATCTATGCGCGCAAGGGCAACGGCTTCGGCGCCGTCGTGCAGCCGCAGACCCTGGCGATGATCAACACGATGTTCCACGAGACGATGCTCAGCGGGACCGGGTCCAAGGTCAATCTCACCGGCTGGGAGGTTGGCGGCAAATCGGGCACTACCCAGGATTTCCGCGATGCCTGGTTCGTCGGCTTCACGGCCCGGCTGGTCACCGCTGTCTGGATCGGCAACGACGACAACAGCGCGATGAAGCGCGTCTTTGGCAGCGGCCTGCCGGCCGAGATCTGGGGCCGCTACATGAAGGCCGCCCATGCCGGCATGCAGCCGGCGCCGCTGCCCGGCGGCCTGTGGCGCAGCGGACCGAAATCGATCTTCGATTCGGGCGCACCGGTCGCCGGCGTCAGGCCGCCGGCCAATACCCAGACGGCCGAGAGCGACCGCGCCTGGATCCCGCCCGCGCCGCAGGAGAAGAACCTGCTGCAGCGGCTGTTCGGCGGATAG
- a CDS encoding DoxX family protein — MNAFNSLGRYAPQMLAILRIVTALIFIAHGTQKLFGFPAPPASGLPAAFTLFWFGAILETFGGLLILIGLGTRPVAFILAGEMAYAYWMFHAPRSIYPLLNGGDAAILYCFIFLYLMVAGAGAWSVDSRKD, encoded by the coding sequence ATGAACGCTTTCAATTCTTTGGGCCGTTACGCTCCCCAGATGCTCGCGATCCTGCGCATCGTCACGGCCCTGATCTTCATTGCCCATGGCACGCAGAAGCTGTTCGGCTTCCCCGCTCCTCCCGCCAGCGGTCTGCCGGCCGCCTTCACGCTGTTCTGGTTCGGCGCGATCCTGGAGACCTTCGGCGGCCTCCTGATCCTGATCGGCTTGGGAACGCGTCCCGTCGCTTTCATCCTCGCCGGCGAGATGGCCTATGCCTACTGGATGTTCCATGCGCCCCGCAGCATCTATCCGCTGCTGAACGGCGGCGATGCGGCCATACTCTACTGCTTCATCTTCCTCTATCTGATGGTCGCCGGCGCCGGCGCCTGGAGCGTCGATTCGCGCAAAGACTGA
- the trxA gene encoding thioredoxin: MATIKVTDASFEADVLKSAEPVVVDFWAEWCGPCRMIGPALEEIAGEMDGKVKIVKMNVDENQAIPAQFGIRSIPTLMLFKDGKLASQKVGAAPKSDLSRWIAGAV, from the coding sequence ATGGCGACGATCAAAGTGACCGATGCGAGCTTCGAGGCCGACGTCCTAAAGTCCGCCGAGCCGGTCGTGGTGGATTTCTGGGCGGAGTGGTGCGGTCCCTGCCGTATGATCGGCCCGGCGCTCGAGGAGATCGCAGGCGAGATGGACGGCAAGGTCAAGATCGTGAAGATGAATGTCGATGAGAACCAGGCGATTCCGGCCCAGTTTGGCATTCGCTCGATCCCGACCCTGATGCTGTTCAAGGACGGAAAGCTGGCTTCGCAGAAGGTCGGCGCAGCGCCCAAGAGCGATCTTTCGCGCTGGATCGCCGGAGCCGTGTGA
- a CDS encoding DUF1345 domain-containing protein encodes MRLLPRSLLVRPRLLIALGAIVVLALLLPHDWRWTTRLLIAWDAGAVLYLGLLASTMLWETVDQIRARAERQDEGAAAILVIACLVASASIAAIGVQFTELGSVPAAERGLHLALGGFTILCSWTLLHAFFTLHYAGAYYDKDAKEPCLDFPGKRDPDYVDFLYFAYTIGCTSQTSDVAVTGRAARGLVLIHSVLAFIFNTSILALGINVGASLVSGGS; translated from the coding sequence ATGAGGCTTCTCCCCCGCTCGCTGCTGGTTCGCCCGCGCCTGCTGATCGCGCTGGGCGCGATCGTCGTGCTCGCTCTGCTGCTACCGCACGACTGGCGCTGGACGACGCGGCTTCTGATCGCCTGGGATGCGGGCGCGGTCCTCTATCTCGGGCTCCTCGCTTCGACGATGCTGTGGGAGACCGTCGACCAGATCCGAGCGCGGGCCGAGCGCCAGGATGAAGGCGCCGCGGCGATCCTGGTGATCGCCTGTCTCGTCGCCAGCGCGAGCATCGCTGCCATCGGCGTCCAGTTCACCGAACTCGGCAGCGTGCCGGCCGCCGAGCGCGGCCTGCATCTCGCGCTCGGCGGCTTCACAATCCTGTGCTCCTGGACGCTGCTGCACGCCTTCTTCACGCTCCACTATGCAGGAGCCTATTACGACAAGGACGCCAAGGAACCCTGCCTGGATTTTCCCGGCAAGCGCGATCCGGACTATGTCGATTTCCTCTATTTCGCCTACACGATCGGCTGCACCTCGCAGACCTCGGACGTGGCGGTAACGGGCCGTGCCGCGCGCGGGCTCGTCTTGATCCACTCCGTTCTCGCCTTCATCTTCAACACCAGCATTCTGGCGCTGGGGATCAATGTCGGTGCAAGCCTCGTCTCTGGCGGTTCGTGA